The Lathamus discolor isolate bLatDis1 chromosome 18, bLatDis1.hap1, whole genome shotgun sequence region AAAGCAGTAGTGTAGCAGACCTGCTACACTGCAATGTCCAAAACAGGCTCCTCTGCATAAAACCTGCGCAGAAATCTGAAGGTTCCACACTTGCATTTGAAGAAAGCTTGAGGCCCCCAAGCCTGGAGCTTGAGAACCACCTCAATGCACTAGTAACCCCTTCCCTAAAAAACAGGTCACCTTAAACCTTCATAATACAGACTGCAAATCCAAAGCGTGTACTGAGGAGCAAGGATCATTCTCAGCACTACCCTTGCCTTGAGCTACATCACAAGTGAAAACAGTcagttttgtcttctttttattaAGAAACACAGCTTCACACAGCTACCAACAAATCTAAGGCACTGGAactgttttatttcctcctctctCAGTGACTCTGCTCAGTCGACCATACTGAAGGAAGCCAGAAGCTGCCTCTGCTGATGCGAAAGCAGAAGTCTCTTTCAAAGGACCAAAAGGCAAAACAACAGCTCAAGTCTCTTGAAGCGCTAAACACGCACCTGAGCCGCACACGGCGCTTTTATTCCTGAAGTGTTAAAAAGTGAAGAACTACAAAGGCTACGACCTACGCTACACAACCCTTTTCTCTAGAGCTGCCGATCGGTGTCCGTCCTGGGAAACACGCGTCCTTAAGCCGGAGCCTCCCTTCGCTCCAGCTCGGCCACATTCGCCCAcgttaaaaagcagaaatcgCCTCAACAGCAAcgcagaaaggagaaagagctCGGCGCCAGAGAGGCAGCGCGGCAGGCGGGGCGGGGAGCCGCCGGTGCCCCTCACCTTCTGGATGGAGGACTTCCCGCTGCGCCGCAGCCCCATCAGCAGGATCCGCGGCTTGGAGTCCGCcccgcccgcgccgccgccgggccctcccgcgccgccgccgggccCGCCGGGCCCTGGGCCTCCCTCCAGctccgcctcctcctcctcctccccgtAGCCGAAGTCCTTGGGGAAGGAGTCCGCGGCCCCGAAGCTCCCCCCCACCAACGGCGGCTCCTCCGCCGCGcccgccgcgcccgccccgccgaACTGCAGCGCCATGTCCGCCAGCGCCCGGCCCAGCGCCGCCTCTGCGCCGTCAACCCACCCCGACACCACACAGCTCCCCGCGGATTGGCTGGCACCGAGCTCCGCGACGCTGATTGGCTTAGCGAAGCAGCAAGGTAGGATGGCTCCGGTCAGACGACCCGAGTCACCTGACGGCGCGACCGCACGTGAGCGGGCGAGGCGGGGCTCGGGCGGGGAGGGCGGTCCTTGGCGCCCCCTGCGGGGCGGGAGGGCTCCTCCCATGGCGCGGCCAGCCCCGCCTCCGGGGTAGACACACACTTAGGGCgggcagaggggctgctgcAGAGACACCCCCCTCTGTGAAATAAGGGGCTTCATGCCCATTAAACAGTCATTAGCTCTCTACAGTCACCATCTGTACGAGCAGGCAGCTGCACTGAGGCTGCAACAAGTATTTGTGAAGTCATTCCAGTCATAAGCGAAGGTTCACACGACTCAGCTGCTTCCAGAGAGAAGGGAGTGCAGTTATGAACAGTGTAAATGTGTACTACAGCCCTCAGAAGAGTCTTTGCCACCCCATGACAGCATCACCCCAACACCttacctgcctgctgctgctttggcaggACTTGCCCCATGCAGTGTTTGTCTTCCTCCAGTTGTGTTACCCACAGCACACATGCAGCTGCACAAAGCATTTGACAGCATCATCCTCTCCCTCTTTCCACATGCTACAACTTATTTTATGTCCTAACTTACAGTGagctttcttctctcctttgctgcagaaggtggggtgttttttcctgtttgttcaGGGCAGGGCTTTTGGGTGTTGTCTTAGAGGTTTCACACAGTATTTTCACCTCCTTTAGCTCTCTTCTGGTCTCTAAATCAGTAACAGCAGCACTAGTAAGGTAAACACCCATTACATTCTTTAGCCCTTGATTTCAGTTCCTACACTGCCTTCAGAACGAGTTCTGAGCCATCCCACACACCTCTAAGACAAGCTGCAAAACCCATCCtagaaacaaaaaagttatAACTAACAGCCAGTAGATCTGATACACAAGACAGCTACTGCACCTCTCCCTCCCTTTGATTTTTCCTGCCATCAGTTGCCTTTAAAGTACCTAGTCTTAGGAGACGAATGCAGCTCTTCAAAAGGTAcattagcattttcttttccacattaGATGAATCTGAAAAGAGAACTCCCCACATTGTATTTAACACGTGCCACTAATTACACAGGACATCCATTATGAGTAACAACATTTTATTCTGTTCAGAACTGTCCAGGTATACCTGCATCAAATCCCCAGGGTTAGAGACATGAACTGCATGGAAACACATACACCTCATGCAAATTAAACTGCAAGGTACTGCACCTCCAACATCGTACTATATTCACCATGTAGCACAACTCCACTCACTCTTTTCATGCTCCTATGAGTAGTTAGTTATTCTGTCAGCTTCAGCAGAAGCCCACCCTCAGTGCTGAGCATCAACTTGGAACATACCTTGGAAGTCCTGCTTTAGTTCACAGCTGGTCCATCTGTGTCATGTCATCCCCTccagttaaaagaaaaccaaagagagAGATCAGCAGTTTAAGAGGACCATTGACCACGAAGCAGAGCTTACACAAACCTGGAAGGCTCAGTTATCTACGCATTCATCACAACTACCACCTTCCctgaagcacagaaagcaagaaagttGGCCATTTTGCTTAAACTCATgtgttgctgcagctgcacactcaCAATATTGCATCTTTTAAGATGATGAAGTAACAAAATAGACAgagttcacacacacacacaaaaaaaaagactgcagtTCTCAGGAAGCCCTTTATTAAGTCAAGATATTAAAGGAGGAACTACTGCTATTCACCAGGCATCTCTTCTTCAGGTGGTTCATACTGAGCCAGCTGTGGATTTAAAGAGAGGAGTTTAGTTAGCTGCAACATTTCAGAGACACTTTCTACATTCAGAAACGCAGGAATACATCTGCTCTGGAAGCGTTCCATTTACTTTGGGCGTTTTAATCCATCGCTGATATTTATACAAGTCAGGCAACAAAGTATCCCATCCTTCAGAACATCAGCCTGTCACATTGTATAGTCATGAAGTTATAACAAGGGGGTTTAAATACCCTTTCAAACATATAGGTCTTGTGCCCTCTTCCTTGTTCTAGGTCTCATTAAGTACTTTTCATCTCAAATAGCAGCTGATGATGATCAGTGCCCTCTAAGCTTTGATTTCACTGAAACAATCACTCATAGCAGCAGAACCCAAACTAACATTTCCTGTCATCATTCCAGCTTTCACTGTGCTTTCTGGAGACTATGGCCAGGGAATAATGCACTAAAGTAAGACCTTTACTTGCAAAGTTATtcccaaataataataaataaaagtgtTTACTTGACCTCAGTTACACTAAAGATAAACTCAAGCTTCAAAACCAGTTCAAGCATTAGGACTGAATCTCAGTACAGTTTCCTCAATGAAgattcttcccctctcctgcaAATTGTGGAGTAGGTAAAATTAAACAAAGTACATAAATTCCAATACCCCATATTCCTCATGGCAACTCCAACTTACAGCAGTGCCTCTGTTCCCAACAAGAACCAATAAAATAGCATTCTCATAGATTTAACCACAGAAGATGGCCAGTACACAATCCAAACTGAGTTTTCCTATCCACAAAGGGCCTAACTATTGTCTTCCTGCCCCTACCCCACCTTAATACCTGACATTCTGACCAGTAAATGTAAGGAAAAGCACAGATCTGCACAGACCTGCACAGGCCACCACCACCTATTTAGACACAATTCAAATTACCACTAAATGCACAGTCAAAGGCATGTATTTTGTGCTAGAGGACTGCTAAACTGTAATATTCTCCCCACATTCTGTCCCTGGGAAGTTCTACAGTATGTCCCAATGACAGGCAGAAGACagtaagggaaagaaagggaaaaccaaacacaaatactggaACACATACAGTAAGAATTATCATTTGAAGGCTGAAGAAGGTGAAAGCACAAGTAAACCCATGATTACAGAAAGAGGCTTTCCTCCAAGAAGTTTTGACTTTGTTAAAAGATGTCTTTAAACAACAACCCAGGTTACTCTGCTTTCATGTGACTACTTACTATGGGGTGCTTTAAAGTCAGCTACACCAAGTGAACTGCTGGGTCTATTGCTACTCCCCCTAAAATCCTGCTCTTTGCCATATTTCTTGGTAAGAAATAACAAATGGAGCTGTAAGGACTCACAGTAGGTAATAGAAGGAGAATTACAAGGAGACAGCAAGAGGGCACTCCAGATGAGATATACAAAGAGGTAATGCCCAATATTCCCTTCTCCCATAATTAAGGTCCCTAAACACATGTATAGGGATGTTTACATGTAACAGCTATCCTCTGCCAACAAACACATGGaaacctgcagcagcacataAGCTACTAGCTTAAGGTTCTCAAAGGTCTCCTTCTTCAGTGTTGTTAGGTTTACAGCCAGTGCCCTCTCCTAAGGGGAAGTTGTTCAGAGCCCTTTCAGCCAGACTGGAGACCCATTATGGAAGGGCTCTGCCTCAGTTAACACTTGAGAGCCAGTGTAGTTGCAGCCGGAGGACCACCAGGTTGGTTTAGCTGGAAAGTGGAAATGAGTGTTCCACATGGATACAAGTGCCTCCACTGGTGACATCCTGCCACATGCAAGGCCATACAAACCAACATGGAATATTCCTCCTTCAGTTTGCCTTTTGAAGCCTTTATGATAGATACATTAGCTTCTTTCAAGACACTTGTCTGATATTATGTAGCTCACGCTGCCACAACTTAAACACATCCACACAGGACTGAACAAAAACATGGGATTAGCCTTAATATAGGCTTCCACCAAGTAATAAAATCCCTAGTTTTGCAATACTGTTCTATGTTAGAGAATATAAGAAGCATCccataaaaaataatctgtactACAACATTTATCAGTATTCCTCAGCCTACACAATGCAACAACATTCATCAGTTACTCTAATAGAAGGAAGTTAGTAGAAGTATTAAAGTACTCTTCTTGTGGTGTGATATGGAACTACTGCGGGACACCAAGCAGACTTGTACCTTGGctttcaggtttttattttcttccaacaCAGCTTcatatttctctttcatctctGCCACTTCCAAGCGAAGTGCCTCTATTTCTGGATTCTCAGGAGCTAAAGCTCCCAGATGATGCTTCAGAAAGCTGATATTTAGATGTTAAGTGTTTATTCAGTTAGATAACATAACCATAGTTTAATTTTAATACTTATGAAGTTAATGCTGCAATACACATGACCAAAATTGCATTAAAACACTGAAAGTTACTACAGTGGTTTTCATCCTATGGGATGAAGGTGCAAAAATAAGGAAGTTTGTCAAATTCATTAGTATtattccttaaagaaaaagaaaacaagacatcAGCAAATTCTCACGTTTTACTGCACCAgcctcttctcttcctctctgaaATGGGGAAGTTCTGAAGTTAAAAGGAATACCAAAACCCAGAAGCAACAGCCAAAAAAGGGCAGCTGCTTAAAACCAGCAAGAAACCAAAAATattacacacacaccccccttgcattaattaaaaaacaaagcagcagccaaCTTCAGAAGCCACAGATACTGTGATTACTCAAATCTAATGCTGCAGGTCTAAGACAGTCTGTAATGGTCTTGTCCTGGGTTCCGCTGTAGCAGTCACTTTCctccttagtaactggtgcagtgctgtgtttttgactttagtctgggAACGACACTGAtagcactgatgtttttagttgttgctcagttaCGTTtaccccaatcaaggacttttcagtctcatgctctggcagtgaggaggggaagccaggaggaagcagagacaggacccctaacccaaactggccaaagggatattccataccacagcacatcatatCATACCctgtatagaaactggggggagttacccaaaaggcccagatcactgctcaggtagGGCTGGGTGTCAACTggcgggtgctgagcaattgtattctctccccttgttatttcccctatcattattattggtggcagcagtagtggtttgtgttataccttagttactggactgttcttatctcaacccgtgggagttacattctttccattctcctccccatccctccaggaacagggggaggaagaaggagaggagtgaacaagcagctgcatggttctgccTGGGGTTAAAGCACAGCAGGTCTCTAACTTAGCTTTATAGATGCTGACACACTGATAGACACATTTCTCTTGCATCCTGTCAGGCTTCTTGTTAGCTTGGAAGAATGCAGCTAAAATGCAGCCAGAAAAGCCACATTCCCCATGTAAGTCTCTAAAGGAACCTCTCTAGCTCACCTACGGGTCAGAAGCAGTACCGCTGTTGGGTTTGAAGTCTCTATGAACAGttagcagaagagaaaaaggataCTCCAGTGCACTATTTGGTTTCTCTGGCTCTTCATATAAGGCTACCAACACTGCAAATAGAAAATATTCAACAATTGCAACAGTTCCATGCAACTCTAAGTTTTCAAACCATGTGCCAACAGTCAGAAGGCACACAAGCTGCAATGCCACATTCACATTGTCCTAAGTAACAAGATTTTCACCTATATACTTAGATGTAAACACATCTGCTGTACAGGAGGGAACAGAGCATCCCACCCAGTGACAGCACGACAGAAGTTGTATTGATTCCCTCACCACAGTTTTTTGCTATTCTAGCATAAAACAGCCTGGGCAATTTTTATATAGTCCACATACAACCATAGTATTGGCTTTCATCAGCAGTTTTAAGTCTTTAAATGTTTTGGGACTCTCCCAGTCATAAACCATTACTTCCACTTCACCTTTGAAACACAGGACATCATCAGCATTTCCACAGCTTCCAACAAACCTCCGCTGACCACCTACAGCTACAACACTAAATGGCTGCTGTTGACACTTGTGACACTGAAAGTTTATGCACGGAGGTCAGACACAAGCAGCAGTACCCTAACAGTTTGACTAAACCAGCACAGCCAGCCACCCACCAACTACATATCTGGAAAACTCAGCTCAAGTTCTCAACTTTTATGTATCTTTCAATCTTCTGAGTATTCCTGAATACTCAAAGTCCCACACATAACCATTCCCTCCTCCCCAAAGGGGCACACATGTGGCTacagaaaacatctgctttCATCAATACTTGGATGCCTCCTCCGAGTTTCAGATGCCCAAACTGCACAGACAAGTTGGTTTTAAGCCAAGCACTTCAGTGATAAACAAGACTAGGATGCCCCACTGCTTGGAAGTCCTCATTTTGCCATCCCACAGGCTGTGCAGTATTGTGATAAATCAAATGGTACCCACACACCAGACCGAGAGTCTTCGTGTGGCACCTATTCACTTAACATGCTAAATCTGCTGATTTCTCTTTCAACAGTGTGATTTCCAAGCAAAGAATATTAACAGACTTTTCTCCACATACTATTGTAAGGCTCTCAAAAAGGCTTCAGAAGGATTTAAAAGGCACTAAGCCATACAGAAAGCCAAAACAGGCATCAAGTTTAGCACTATTTCCCCACTGTGCTATGGGGTCATTCTCACAGGTTCAGTAGCTTCAGGAAAAGCACTAAGCTCCAGTCAGGAATGGatctttttaaacaaagtgtTTTTAAGAGCATATTTGCTGTTATTTCACCTCAAAAATTTCCTTTGTCTGGAGCTCTCTGGCTCAATAACAGCCTCCAAACAATATCGCTGCGCCCGAAAGCGAGCACAGAAAAGCACCTCGGCCGGACAAGAGGTCTCCAACACACCCCGTAAGAGGGAAGGAGCCGCCTTCACGTTCCACATGCGGCTCTTAGTAACCGACCGACCCGCACACCATGAGCCTAAGCACCCCAGCAGGGGCCTCGGCTCCCCCGGCCGGACCCGGCGAGGGGAAAGCGCGACCGGAGCGGGGGAAGAGCCCGAGGGCGGCCCCCACCGCCGCGGGGAAAGGAACCGGCGGGCGCGGGCCGCGGACTTACCCTTGGTGAGCGCGTCCAGCACCCCCGCCTTCTCCAGGTACCGGCGGAACTGCTCCCGCTTGGAGTCCTCGGCCTGAGGGAGGACGCCCACACGGTCAGCGCGGCGGCGCTTCCCCCCGCACCTCAGCTAACGGAGGCGGCTCGCCGGGCCCGCCCGGCTCCCCCTTCACCGCCGCGGAGGGCCGGGCCGCTGCCATCCCGCAGCCGGCCCCTTCCCCCGCGCTGGCGGCGGGACTGGGCCACGCCATCCCCGAGGGCTCGCTCCGCTCCTACCTTGTAATGCGCCATCGACCCCCTCAACGCGCCTGCGCGCCCGCGCGCCTGCGCCCGGTGTTTTACGGCGCCAGGCGCGTCCCCGCGGTTACCATAGCGACCGAACGGCCGCAACGCCCGCGGCAGCACCTCCGGGCGGGCCGAGACCGCACCGggccccttccccttccccttccccttccccttccccttccccttccccttccccttccccttccccttccccttccccttccccttccccttccccttcccctgccagcCCCGCGCTCGGGCCGCGTTCCTGGGCCCGGTTTCGGGTCTCGCCTCAAGCCGAGCAGAGCCGGTGTTGTCCCGACAGTGGGACCGTTACCCGCCGGTAGGCACAGCGCCGAGCTGGATCATCGTCTGGCAGGCGGCAGCTCCCCAAAGCTAGCACGTCTGAGCCATGCATACATCAGGTTACGTATGTTTCAGAGCATAAAAAATTGCTGTTCACTGGTCAGAAGTTATCACATACATCATTAATTCTCTATCTTCCAGTGGGTACATTGTTCTTGCGTGCCATGTAAATTAGCATGTGAAGGTGCATGGTCCTGGGTTGAGTCAGTGATTGCCATCTCCCCCAGACACCATGCCCTTTAACCCAATCACCACTATGGCTTGTTGACGTCCTGCTTTTCTAGTCCTTGTTTTGTCTTCGGCACCTTCTACTGCAGATGTCCTCCTTTTATCAGTCCTGGCACCTTCTACTGCAGATGTCCTCCTTTTATCAGTCCTTTAGCTCTTCTTCCAAGGTGAAGGTAAGTCAGAAAGGACTGTATTGCTCATACAAAGTCTTGTTTCTCCAGGTGATGGTGTTCATCAAGCCAGACACCGTAATCACCATGGCAAAGCCCATTTGTGATGTACATCACCACAGCAGCAGTCATCCAGAGCACAGGGAGATGTGACGTCTGAGCATTCACCATGTCTCCGAGCAGTGAAGTACCACCTGGGATCGCAGCTTTCAGCTTTCAGGTCAGAAAACTCAGGGCTTGGGTAGTAACTGGACCTCACTGAAAAATGTCCAGAGTAGAAagttgctgcagctgcagagttGCCTTCCCAAGGGGCTCCTGAAAGTTTTATGTGGCAACACTTTGCATCAAAAAGAAAGTCTTTAACCTCCGCCTGTTACAAAAATGGAAGCAGTTATACCGGTTTATTTTTGTGAAACACTGTGGTATTTACTGACCGGTCAAATCTGTTTGctataaaaatagaaagaaaaagaaccaatggaataagcttgtaatgtTAGGGTCCTTTCAGGCTTTTTCTGCACACTGttcctgcagtgcctgcagtTTTCACTGGAATTAAGTCACACTTTTCTGTTGGGAAAGTGCCGTGATGAAATAGATTGATCGACCCATGTCCACAAAAACAGTGAATAAAAATCCTCtgatttgaaaaacaaattcttTTGTATCTTGTCTTGAACCATCAGAAATGCAAAAGTCATATCCCATAGGTGAGCATCTGAATGCTACTTCTTTATTATTTagacagcagaagcagagtgCATTAAGTACAAGGCTTTTTATTACAGAGACATTAAATGCCAAACATGCATTAGCACAGTTATCACCTGAAGAAACTTACACATTGAGAAGTGCAAGAATTAAAGCCACAGTAGTAGGATTAACTCAGCTAAATCACactacacatatacacacacattgtaTAGACATTGCTGTGTATTATGCAATGTTAAATTTTACAGTGTAGCAGAATTATATAGGCTCTATTTATGATTACACATAGAGCAATACTAGAGGTGAGAATAgctgttggaaaaaaaacagcaaataatTTTAGTAGTATTAATGTGTATTCCTATGTGGACAGAGCCAAATTAATGCTGCTGCAAGCAAAACAGACTTTCATGTTTCCTGgcccctttttttccttaatactGTACAGCCTTTGGCCAATCTAAACCATGGCTGGCTCATAAGCTTAATGAGAACACATATTTATATCACATAACGATAACGCACATTAAGAATTTAATGATGCCATAATATCATGATGCTACATCTCACATATTATCTTTCCAGTACACCTACAGTAAGTCAAAAGCCACACAGGTACACGCTGCTGCATACCAGATTTGCCACCTTGCTAAGGACTTGCAGCCTGTCAGTGCTGAGCCACTCAAGTAAATGTATTTCATTCATAGACATATCGATTACAAATGTAACAGtattttgtttgtctttccaTCCATTCCATGGAACTTGCCTGGAGCAGCAAGTGGATGAATGTCCTTTGTTTGCTCTATTACCCCCATAAAAAGTTCCTTCTAAACAATTATAAGCATTCTTCAGTTTAAAAGCTTGCAGAATTTAGGGAACAGACAGACAAAAAAGGAATAATTCTACAGTTTGATAAAGCTTTTATATGTTTTTTGACATAGTAACTGAAAGTAGGAAGTCTATAGTAAGTCTAGTTTGTGAAATCCAAATTTTCTCATTAATAAATTCCAATAACTTGTTTGCtgattaaagattaaaaaaaaaaaaaaaaaggtaacttATTAGTCTTAGGCAAAATCTCACAATTACAGCTCGTAACTCACCCGGAATTTACAGCGCTTGAAAACTGTAATAGTGTATTCAATGTTAACAGAGATTCACTCTGCTTTTTTGGCGGAGGAAGTCAATGGTGATACACTGAAAAAAGTATACTGTGGTATCCGCGAATTAGTGATACATGTATCAAATGTTCTTTTTGTATTTAACACAGTTCAGACTGGAATACATTTGACATTCTGCTTTCCGGCCGTGCTCAAATGCCTGTGTGAATTCTCAGAGAGATTAAGTAGAACTATATTTACTGATAATGAATTTCTCCTGAGAGCACCAGTGCTGTCTTTAGCCTCATTTATTGGTCTTTGTAATATACATTAGTAGACTGTAAATTTTGTCTTCTAGTTTTATTCAGTTTAAATAGTATTGGCTGTGATTTTATGTCTGACTTTTCCTAATATGTGGACTACATGATGTGTGTTTCCCTTTCGAGCTGGAAGGATAGTGTGTAAGTTTATATGCTGAGGTCTAAGCCACCCTTTCAttacagaggaaataaagagTCTGTTTAAAAGTTACTTAGCTAAGATTCAAAGTGCTTTTCTAGCTATGTGAAACAACTGTTTCAAGCTCAGTAATTTAGCTACTCTTACACATAGGTCCTGCTTGTGTCTCAATGGTCAGTAATTACCCAGCACTGACCGGTGCGATTGAGGGTTAACTGGTGCTATATCTGCAGATCAGTGGGTACTCgcctgctgctggcactgcttgACATGGACACTCGTCTAGACAGAGAGAAAGGCTTAGGGCTGTCACAGGTTCTACTTTGTTTAGACCCTGAGCTCACCTCCCCTGTGGAGTCAGGAGTGTCTGGTCGGCTGCACTTCTTTACATCTGCATTGCAAGGAGCTTGGGCTTTGTCTGCA contains the following coding sequences:
- the MYCBP gene encoding C-Myc-binding protein, producing MAHYKAEDSKREQFRRYLEKAGVLDALTKVLVALYEEPEKPNSALDFLKHHLGALAPENPEIEALRLEVAEMKEKYEAVLEENKNLKAKLAQYEPPEEEMPGE